GCCTAACCAAAGCCTCTCGGTATCTATTAAACACCTCTCGACGGCTGAAcagtacccataccagtagcCTGCATCTAATCGGGCCTCCATGGACAATCTCTAATACGATGCTCCAAAGATCCACACCTTAAACATGCCCCTATTCATTTCCAGCACTCTCCCTGATGGCTTTTCCCATAAATAGCACAAGACTGCGACTGAAAACAGCAACAGGAGGCCCAACTCTGACTAGCCCACCAactctagcctttttcttaggcctcaaagCTGAACTTGAGGGCTCCCAAACCCTATTGTTCCTATCTGAGTCACGATTCTAGCGCTCAGTGCGCTTCATGACCTCGACGATCTTCACCTTTTCTACTCTTACTCCTTcgtggagctatcagaacttgCAAatcatccctgaggccatcctcaaaataAACACAGCGCTCATATTTAGTTGCCACCATCCTACGCGCATAGTGGGTAAGTCGCAAAAATTCAGACTCATACTCAACTACTGATTTATCCCCTTGAGTCAAATTCAAAAACTCTGTCCtctgggcatccacataactagcgcccacatactttccttggaatgcagtcttgaaaaattcccaagtcaatcggtcgggctgagtaccctcttttactgtaagccaccactggtaggcttcatctcgtagcaacgacaatacaccttttaatttctactctGGGGTacagtcgaggtcatccatgatcctttctGTGGCCTTAATCCAATATTCAACCACATTAAAGGCAACTCCAGTGATACCCCTAAAAATTTCAACCCCATTAGACCTAAGTCACTCCGTCACCGACCCACGACCCACTACCAGTATTAGGCCcaacgaccctttccaaaatttgcaacatagcttgggacaatgcgtcatCCCCAACTGCACGATagtgagacccagtctcagtcgcAGGTAAAGTcggtgcctctctagcttcattGTTACGCATATGACCCGATGCCGACGACCCAAcccgagcacctccacggcctctgCTGCGACCTCTTGTACCTCTTCCACGACTACCTCTGGTGCTTATATCATATGCATATTATCTGAATTATAAATCTTATGTATCAGTTTacaattccagtgtttattatagGATATGTTATGGAAAATATtatcagtaattcagagttttgtTTTCGTACATCGCAGTCTTGACTACAGTTTTAGTTACCCTAATAAAAGTCTCAGTACCGTTTATACCAATGGTAATCTTAgaatttcaattaaatcaaacAGTAGCTTCAGAGAACTTACAGGATTGGCGCTGAAGACTCGATAGACCACATATTTAGTAAAAcactttttaaatgatttgaaacagttcttTTTCGGAGTTTTAAGTTCTAAGGAAAACCCAAATCCATacctgagttttgcaacctggctttgataccactaaatgtaacactccaaactcggcctagacgttgtGGCTGAATCTGTCATGTTACAATGAAGGGAGTTTCGAAAAAATGTAGTTCCATTGAAAAAAAATCCGTTCTATATAAACCTCGTTGTGATTCTTATGAAAACTTATCATTCTTTGATTGTTGTTAAAACCCAAGTTGATATAGCAAAGTGTTACTCATATTAGTTTGTAATTGtacttttaaaacaaatttttttttaaattggttacGATAGTATAGTGTTTTGAAAACATGTATTCTTTTTAACAAAACCGCGGCCTATTGCTAGCAGATatgatttaaagtaaataaattccCCAAACTAAGAAAaactttaagaggccttattacataacagaaacccaaattaaaaagattaaagaataaaaatttaaagtggTAACAAAAGCAGTCGTGTAGCCCCCATCAAGACTCTCGCAGCACCGACTCGCCTAAAGATTACCTGCACAGGAaagtagaagggtgagtttatgaaacgtCAGTGTGTAATCCTTTATCAACAAACAATTGTTCAGTAGGCAGatacagtgtgggcctaagcctgtTTAAGTAGCAGTTCAATCTCAGTTACGGCCttagccctattcagtaacagaattagtgtgggccttagcccttcTCCATAACAGTAATAGAAATGTAATTAGataatcctacccatccatcctctacactccactccgtccagccctacactccatgtggggataaaatcgacccacccatctctacactccaaaatatagcaccggttgcagcactgaaacagtatttgtagcagagctaccagtaataggcttatagcctttcattccacttcttccaaaatcatatatcccaccccatgcaatgcaacataatataaatgtatatacagtaaaaatggcatgctcaaacagtcatacatcacataggggtatatcgGTCATTTTATCAGAAaggggtctaagtgtacttaccgacccaacagtaggtccacagtcgtctcgggcgacccgtgcaaccttaatgatcaaacagtgaaaatgggcccaaagcccataacacGACCCATGagggcccacatgctcgtataGCCCAATAAGCCCAAGCAGTGGCCTTGGCCATGCTAACTATACAGCCTGGCCTGATAATCTCCACACATTCGGATGTTTTACCCGTGCGAGGTCACGAGCCCCtaaggcccacatggcccatttcggcccaatgtggccaaaattggcctaagcccatgaaatcgctcatggtggcctctaatATCAAACGCCTACGTTTTGTGCATTTGACTCACCACATGAGTGAGCGCACGCTGGTGTAGTGTTAGCAGTAGTATATttccggcttttgccgatctCTGGTAatagtagtgtgattacacacctgtttgcgaaaaGAGCACAATCCCCACAAACACCAACCTAGATTCAATCATTCTCAAATGTCAGTCCTTAAAGTATTAGGGTAAACACCCTCTTATAAGCACTTAATCCCCAATAGGGTACATGTTACCTACCTTGTTGAACAAGTACCGTTTACTACCCCTTAAACCAGTTATCACACTCGACTTCCAAATCCTTGGCAAAATCTGCATTACACCCTAATACTATTACTTTCCACCATAACCGAAAAATAGCTATAACCACAATATCAAAAACTTACCACCACATAGAACTAAGAATGGTTGAGAGGAGTAATCACCCTACCCACACAAGAGCCGAATACACAGAATAACTGAGGTAAAATGAAGAGGTTGCACCTTTATTAGGAAACAGCAATACAGGAAGATATCAGATGAAACTATTAACGTGGCTGAAAGAGGAGAAGAATTACCACTTACCCACACTGGTCGAAAATAATAGCTCAGAAccaacaaagaagaagaagaagaagtattcAGCTTACCCACTAGatacaaaagaagaagaagaagaagaagtattcAGCTTAGCCACTAGatacaaaagaagaagaaaaagaagtcgtgaaggaaaaagaaagcaaGAAATTCGGCCTAGGGAACAATAATCGGTTGGgagaaaagaggagaagagaaTCCAAAACCGAAAATGATAAGAGGAAAAGGTGAAGAAATTTACCAAAGCTGAAAAATGGGAGAATAGGCAGGAATCGACCTAACCAAAAAGTGCAATTGCGAGAGAGTCAGGAAGAAAGTCTAGCAAAAGAAGTCGGCTAACCAATTGACCAAAAGGGAGCTCAAAGTTACACAACAAGTGCAAAAAACAAAAGTACCCGAAATACACCAAACAAAAGTCAGCCAGCAAAACTGAAATTGCAATGaagcaaaaagagaaaaatacTTGGTAACAAACGAAATGAATAAAGGAAACCCACTACACTCCAGCCGAATTCCCTTGTGCCCTAGAGTCCCTATACGGCACCAACACACTTCTCACTTGACTTCTCAAATCTCTCCAACAAAACACTATCCATATCCCTTCAAAACTCCTAACTCTTTTCCCCACAACACTCCTAAAATTCGGCTACACACTCCCTACTTCCCCTAACACTCTCAACCGCCCATGAGCATTAGTATCCCACTATCATTCAATCTCTTACACGGCCCAATAGCAAAAAAAACACCCTTTTGCGTGAAACAGGACTTGAACTCAAGTTTCCTAGCAGAAGTAACACGCCACTATCCCCTGAACCAATAAGCTTTTTATGACACAACCtaaccatatttatttaagaacctTACTGACAAGAGACAGGGTTTACTCAAGCAAAAACAAAATTTAGCACAAGCCAaagcttgaactcaggacttcaCCAATACCCTCAGGGCAttcaaccactgaagcagacatgtaTTTATGCATAacaacatgcaaaaataaatactcagatttttggggcgttacacatatattatatataacaaataataaattcatattactaataaatcattgtggttagataatattttttatatatatcataacataacaaaatagaaaatattataatgtcaaattaaaataactttaaagCTATAAaggtttaaacataaacattttctaaCCTCCACCTCTTATGGCATAATTTCACttcaaattttacataaattatcACAGACAATGTGAATATCCAAAAGTTCATGACAAGTAAGTATTTTTACTCATATTCTGcaataatcatatatcttaatcaaaatcaaaattataccAATCAAttctaataaaaatgaaataaaaatattaaatttaccattacagccaaccaaacaagctgtaaatttttattgtttaattttataaatattaaatttatattagaaaaattatttatttgataaattaatgaatataagtattggatataattatattatttgataaaagtaaatatcaattttaaaaaatatttatttttaaattttaattttattaatataatattttatattattttaaataattttagataaaagataaatattgtaatttaaataaatatcttattttctcaaaaaattattttaattgtttaataaaataaaataaaatattatttgagaCTTAATTTTTAAcgttttatattaaataaaaattaaaataattattaaactcatttaaaatattaaattttaaatattttaaacttttctttttaaaatgaaatggaaattttcttaatttatccAACGCACAACATGTGTCTCAAGGCTTAGTTGAGATCTAGTATACTAGATCTTGGTTGAGACAGAGAAGTGGGCCTGTTAGTCTTGGCTAAAATACTGGTCTTGGGCTGAGTAGCTCCTTTTCTGAATATTTAAAAACTCTTCCCTAGTGTCAGCAATCGCCGTTTGCAGGAAAAAGTTTTAAGAGTTGAATATCATAATCAAGGGCAGGgattttcaattttcgttttaCAAATAGAAGAAATTGAGTTAGGATCACTGGGTCTGGGAGGGGAACTAAAGATTACAATTAAGCAGAACAAGTAGCAGTCCTTTGAGTACAACAGACCACAGAGGAAGAAAGCTTAATAAACCGATGGTGCGTTTCCAACTCCAGGAAATATATAGAAAACGGCACCGTAAGTGACCTGTGTTTCTCATTTCTGAAACGAGAAACACTGCATTCAGTTTGCTTTCCTCTCTGTTTCCAAATGTCGTTAAGATGCATTTTCCCGGCAAACTGGAAACAGAATGTCAACAAATGTTTCTTCAAGCTATACTCAACTCAGCTACCTCAAACAATTTCTACAAATATTTACATGAATGAGTTGTTTAAGAGCGGCAGGTTAAACATTGCGCGGAATCTGTTTGATGAAATGCCTACGAGAACCGTTGTGTCATGGAACACCGTGATTTCTGGTTACTCAAAGTGGGGGAAATTCAATGAAGCACTTGCTTTACTTTCATCCATGCATCGGAGTGATATAAAGTTTAATGAGTTCACGTTTTCCACTGCATTAAGCTTATGTGGTCGCCTGCTGTCTTTAACTCCTGGAAAACAGATTCAGTGTATGGTTATTAAATCTGGGAGTGAGAGTTTTGAGCTTGTTGGAAGTTCTTTGTTGTATTTTTATGCCAACTGTTCTGGTATCGAAGAAGCGAAGCGGGTTTTCCACAACTTGCATGATAAAAACGAGTTGTTGTGGAATTTGATGGTTGTGGGTTATGTTGAGTGTGGTTTGATGAAGGAGGCTCTTGATATGTTTATGAAGATGCCGAAAAGGGATGTCGTGGCTTGGACTGCATTGATTTCGGGATACATGAAGAGGGAAGACGGATGCGAAAAGGCTTTGGAGTTGTTTTGGTGGATGAGAGGGAGTAGTGAGGTGGTGCCTAATGGGTTCACTTTGGATTCTGTTATAAGGGCTTGTAGCAGGTTAGCTAATTTACGTGAAGGGAGGCTTGTTCACGGGATTTTGATCAAATATGGAtttgaatttgatcaattaattgGTGGTGCACTCATTGAATTTTATTCTGATTGTGAAGCTATTGCTGATGCTAAGAGAGTCTATGATGGAGTCACAAATCCGTGTTTGAATGCTTCAAACTCACTAATTAGAGGCCTCATATCAATGGGTAGGATTGATGATGCTGAACTGATTTTCAATACACTTGTTGAGGCAAATTCAGTTTCATATAATCTAATGATTAAAGGGTATGCTGCTTGCGGCCGAGTTGAAGATTCAAAAAGATTATTTGAAGAGATGTCTCAAAGAACAATAGTTTCTACCAACACTATGATTTCTGTATATTCCAGGAGTGGGGAGATTGGTAAAGCTTTAAAGCTGTTTGAAGAAACACGAGGGGAAAGAAACCCTGTGACATGGAATTCAATGATGTCTGGTTATATTCAAAATGAGCAATACAAAGAGGCTCTAATGCTGTACCTCAATATGTGCAGATTACAAATAGCCCATACAAGGTCAACGTTCTCAGTTCTCTTTCATGCATGTTCATGCCTGAGATCTCTTCAACAAGGACAATTACTTCATGCACACTTGATCAAAACACCATTCCATTCTAACGTTTATGTTGGAACATCCCTTATAGATATGTACTCCAAATGTGGCAGCATCAGTGATGCTCACAAGTCATTTTCCAGCATCTCTTCACCTAATGTGGCAGCATGGACAGCTATTATTAATGGGCATGCACACCATGGGCTTGGCTCTCAAGCTATTCTACTCTTTGAGCATATGTTGCAGAAAGGAGTGGTTCCTAATGGTGCTACTTTTGTTGGAATTCTGTGTGCCTGTGCTCATGCTGGTCTAGTAAATGAAGGAATGAAATTATTCAGGTTGATGGAAAATTGCTATGGTGTGGTCCCAACTGAAGAACACTATGCATGCGTGGTTGATCTTCTTGGTCGGGCAGGTCTTCTGGAAGAAGCTGAAGAGTTCATTAAAAAAATGCCAGTTGAAGCAGATGAGGTTGTTTGGGGAGCTTTACTCCATTCTTGTTGGTACTGGATGGATATGGATGTTGGTCAGAGGGCGGCACAAAAGTTGTTCAGCTTGAATCCAAAGACTATATCTGTTTATGTGATTCTATCTAACATATATGCAATACGTGGGAAATGGGGAGAAAAGTTGGAGGTGAGGCAGAGGTTGAGGGACTTGGAAGTGAAAAAGGATCCAGGTTGTAGTTGGATTGAGCTAGACAACAGACTCTTTGTGTTTTCTATCGAGGATAGGAACCATCCATATTGTAACATGATTTATGCCACCTTAGAACACCTAACAATGAATCTAAACTCTTTTCATGTCGCTCCGTTTTGATTGTCTATTTGCTATACTAATGAGAGAACCTAGCTGTCCTCATGCAGATCGATCAAGGTCTTTCAGTTTGTAGATTCATTATTGGTATTTCCTAAAATATGATTCAAAATGGGCAATCGTGAGCTAAGGTCTGTGTGAATTTAGATAGTGGATTGACATAATACTTCTATTTTGTAATAATTCTTCACAGGCATAAATATTCATTTAGCCTCTAAATTTTTCATTCTCTCAAATtcgtttatgatttttttagttaaaatccctcaaacttttttttaaaaaaaaagcaattaagctcctctctctttctttctttttttcttttttgcactcAACTAagcacttaaattttaaaaatgcatcaaaaaggatctcaaaatttcttcttcttaaaaaaaaaagcaattaaacccCTACTTTCTTTTCActtaattgggtacttgaactttcaaaatgtacaAAAAAGACTctagttttttttcaaaaaagcaattaagcctatgctcttattaaaaattagaaaaattttataaaaaataaaaaataataaattttagaaaaaattattaaattttaataaaaatttaagaattattaaaaattagaatttttttttataaacatcataaaaaaattagcaaccactatttttttaactaaaatcaTCACGTGTCGCTACATAGCATGACATGTGgtgaaaaaatgataaaaaattaaaaatcaataaaagttatagaaaaattataaaatgcttcttttggtacgataatttttataaaaaaaatttacgaaatttatatttctttacattttgtataattttcttacgactttataaaattttatattttttgatttttatatttcttctttttttaataaaattttaatattttattttttaaaatttaataatatttatagcttttattgatttgaatttttcataatttattttataacttttaataaAAGCAtgagcttaattgcttttttcttttaaagtttgaagatatttttgatgcattttaaaagttcaagtacccaattgagtgctaaaaaaagtaggggcttaattgtttttttaaaaaaagcttgaggatctttttaattcattttgaaagtttaagtatcCAAATGATTgcaaaaaaaatgatttaaatacttttttttaaaaagtttgaggGTATTTTGCAcctttaagcttttttttttatctcaagttAGTATCCGAATTTTCATTCTATCTATTATATTCATACTTTTCTATAATGCTCTCAAGTTCAGGACAAGTGGCACAATAAAATTGTGACCCATGATTTAATAACATCATGAAGATGTgataatgtaaaaaatatattaaaaattaataaaaatattttaaaaaataaaacaactacaaacaataaatatataattttgaaataaaatattaaaaaaatatttaaaatactataattatttaaaaacaaaaatgaaatatatattaaaatttgaaatattacaaaaataaagcATCTTCGTCATCTCATCTCAACAAATGCCTGTTCTTTTTATCATCATTCATCAATTACATTTTCATCTAAAAATCaggtaataatttttttcattatttttcattctaaattttaatctttaaaaaaatctaactttAAATACTATTAACTTCATTATCATGGGTCTcatgattctttttttttctaggtTTGATTTTTATGAAAACCCACAGCTGCTACCCCTCCACCTCCAAGCTTCTTGCATAACTCTCCCAAACTACTGTTCCAGCACCCTTCAACGTCCCCACCAAAACCGTAGTTGATTCAAGATAAAAGAAAGGGAAGGTTTGGGTTTCTCCAGGCAAATAAATCAAAGAGAAAAAAGAGTAAAACGCAAAAAATTGTAGTGACTTTGGTGATGAAGATGAGAAACTTTTTATTTGGGtttacttgaatttttaaatcatCAACTTATTTAATGATAAAGAGAAAACCTATATAGATGGTTAGAATACGAATATAAGCCTAAACTAGAGAGTGTTAAAAGAAAAGATTAGAAAAAGTTGAACAAATAGatttttgttatgaatatttattaagtgaatgtccatcatgatcaaaataaagttattaaaattagatctttactttttttatacttcttatgcctataaatagagactctaatGAAGTATTGAAGTCATCCCTTTTAATCAATAAAGTACatcctctattgctttcatattttttttattctctacatctctctttattttataaaacgCTATCAGCACGataattctctatttttttttcaaaatctttcgaAGCCATCTCATAAATCAAATTCTTTTTCACCTTATACTTTCACCCTTACaacttgtaacacctcaaacccggcctagacgttatggccgaatccggaaGTGTCACATGGAATGAGTTGAAAAATTGTTGTTGTTAGACTAAAACTCTTTCCAATtcatttagccctaattactacTTTTAATTTCAAGGCTCTCTTTCGTTTAGGGATAAAACGTATTTGTAGTGGAAGTTTGTAAAAATCATTGTGTTTAGAAAACCGTTCAAGTTATAAGTAATTAAAACTGAAAACCCCGAACCAAAGCCGAATAATTTAAATAGTCTAGAGATTCCCAGAAAATACAAACTCTCACTCTTAAtgccaaatttaaataaaaactaaatcaaataaaaacaattttggcgagtggtcaccgtcgagtccttCGCTGCTTTGATCCGCCTAAGACTATGAGTTATCTGTACAGACAAATagaaaagggggtgagtttatataaactcagtgtgtaaccccacagaattaagcatgcacacAAACAAAATAACAGAATCAATCAGATACAAAAAGGGTCTAAGCCTATTACAGATACAGATGTCGATTCAGGTCTAAGTCCATCTCAGATATAGATATGCAGATCAGATTCAGAAACCAGATaatagaatcctacccccatcctctacacataATTTTCGACCATAAACActcacccagccctacacaccacgtTGTACTG
The Gossypium hirsutum isolate 1008001.06 chromosome A07, Gossypium_hirsutum_v2.1, whole genome shotgun sequence genome window above contains:
- the LOC107952778 gene encoding putative pentatricopeptide repeat-containing protein At3g25970, which gives rise to MSLRCIFPANWKQNVNKCFFKLYSTQLPQTISTNIYMNELFKSGRLNIARNLFDEMPTRTVVSWNTVISGYSKWGKFNEALALLSSMHRSDIKFNEFTFSTALSLCGRLLSLTPGKQIQCMVIKSGSESFELVGSSLLYFYANCSGIEEAKRVFHNLHDKNELLWNLMVVGYVECGLMKEALDMFMKMPKRDVVAWTALISGYMKREDGCEKALELFWWMRGSSEVVPNGFTLDSVIRACSRLANLREGRLVHGILIKYGFEFDQLIGGALIEFYSDCEAIADAKRVYDGVTNPCLNASNSLIRGLISMGRIDDAELIFNTLVEANSVSYNLMIKGYAACGRVEDSKRLFEEMSQRTIVSTNTMISVYSRSGEIGKALKLFEETRGERNPVTWNSMMSGYIQNEQYKEALMLYLNMCRLQIAHTRSTFSVLFHACSCLRSLQQGQLLHAHLIKTPFHSNVYVGTSLIDMYSKCGSISDAHKSFSSISSPNVAAWTAIINGHAHHGLGSQAILLFEHMLQKGVVPNGATFVGILCACAHAGLVNEGMKLFRLMENCYGVVPTEEHYACVVDLLGRAGLLEEAEEFIKKMPVEADEVVWGALLHSCWYWMDMDVGQRAAQKLFSLNPKTISVYVILSNIYAIRGKWGEKLEVRQRLRDLEVKKDPGCSWIELDNRLFVFSIEDRNHPYCNMIYATLEHLTMNLNSFHVAPF